The proteins below come from a single Melospiza melodia melodia isolate bMelMel2 chromosome 12, bMelMel2.pri, whole genome shotgun sequence genomic window:
- the SENP2 gene encoding sentrin-specific protease 2: MYQWLLAVLRALRDAARQAPAPALALSPEPPRRKKPAPSVLSPVEDPEEIPAKRPKTECLSGTNKEPEEVSVAAKLPQKETSRSQETEERDDFSFSESEDEVVYISSDSSFVASAEDEDATEPDEMPCDTNPCMTEESPSSLCKRVPYLSLSRNNHIRAAPESPVTPRPPIKEPGPHSPGVSGTRRPLCAAEEDVQQAENKKYKELLSLFKEKYSGRLTSPRSARLNKVQTKEPGMTGSPLKEQKPRGASPPVPQRTSVKHGDVFSPQLPQRGVVISYYTPPEDSRGQGKREKRAASVGQREAEVPQRKLFQFHVTPVLSKDLFFVDSEPLPCLEKPGDDLAPLTEAMESEISAAFDSGEPEDILSRAFKLTVTREDICTLQPLGWLNDRIMNFYMGLLVERSKKEGYPAVYAFNTFFYSKLSSTSHKGVKKWTKGVDIFEHDVILVPIHLRIHWTLLVVDLREKTIKYFDSLGQKGDHICKTVLKYLEEESREKRNIELTASEWTLHSMGTEEIPQQNNGNDCGVFVCKFADFISRDKPIIFTPEHMPYFRRKMVWEIIHQQLLGDMHC; encoded by the exons ATGTACCAATGGCTGCTCGCGGTCCTCCGCGCCCTCCGCGACGCCGCCCGccaggccccggccccggccctcgCCCtcagcccggagccgccgcgccGAAAGAAACCGGCCCCCAG TGTTCTGTCACCTGTGGAAGATCCTGAGGAGATCCCTGCAAAGAGGCCAAAAACAG AATGTCTCTCTGGGACTAACAAGGAGCCTGAAGAGGTCTCTGTGGCTGCCAAGTTGCCACAGAAGGAAACAAGTAGAAGCCAGGAGACTGAAGAGAGAGATGACTTTTCCTTCTCTGAGTCTGAAGATGAG GTTGTGTACATTTCTTCTGACTCTTCGTTTGTAGCATCTGCAGAGGATGAGGACGCAACAGAACCTG ACGAAATGCCTTGTGACACCAACCCATGCATGACTGAGGAATCACCATCCTCTCTTTGTAAGAGAGTTCCATATCTGAG CCTGAGCAGGAATAACCACATCCGAGCTGCTCCTGAGAGCCCTGTCACACCCAGGCCCCCCATTAAGGAGCCAGGTCCCCACTCTCCAGGAGTCAGTGGCACCAGGAGGCCTTTGTGTGCTGCTGAAGAG GATGTTCAGCAAGCAGAAAATAAGAAATACAAAGAGCTCTTGAGTCTGTTCAAAGAGAAATATTCTGGAAGACTTACTTCTCCACGATCAGCAAGACTCAACAA AGTTCAAACCAAGGAACCAGGCATGACTGGGAGTCCCCTGAAAGAGCAAAAACCCAGAGGTGCCTCTCCACCTGTGCCACAAAGGACCA GTGTCAAACATGGGGATGTTTTCAGCCCCCAGCTGCCTCAGAGGGGTGTCGTGATCAG TTACTACACACCCCCAGAAGACTCTCGTGGTCAGGGAAAACGAGAGAAACGAGCTGCTTCAGTG GGCCAGCGTGAAGCTGAAGTCCCACAAAGAAAGTTGTTCCAGTTCCATGTGACACCTGTCCTGTCCAAAGACCTCTTCTTTGTGGACAGTGAGCCACTGCCATgcctggaaaagccaggagatgATCTGGCTCCACTGACAGAG GCCATGGAGAGTGAGATCTCTGCTGCCTTTGACAGTGGTGAGCCTGAGGACATCCTGAGCAGGGCCTTCAAGCTCACTGTCACCCGTGAGGACAtctgcaccctgcagcccctgggctggcTCAACGACAGG ATCATGAATTTCTACATGGGTCTTCTTGTGGAAAGAAGCAAGAAGGAAGGATATCCAGCAGTCTATGCTTTTAATACCTTCTTTTATTCCAAGCTGAGCTCTACAAGCCACAAGGGAGTAAAGAAATGGACTAAAGGTGTGGATATCTTTGAGCACGATGTCATCTTGGTGCCTATTCACCTCAGAATTCACTGGACACTGCTG GTCGTAGACCTCCGAGAGAAAACCATCAAATACTTTGACTCCTTGGGACAGAAAGGAGACCACATTTGTAAAACTGTCTT AAAATACCTGGAAGaggaaagcagggaaaaaagaaacATCGAATTGACTGCTTCTGAGTGGACTCTTCACAGCATGGGCACAGAG GAGATCCCTCAACAAAACAATGGAAATGACTGTGGAGTTTTTGTTTGCAAATTTGCCGATTTCATCTCCAGAGACAAACCCATCATCTTCACCCCG GAACACATGCCTTACTTCCGCAGGAAGATGGTGTGGGAAATAAtccatcagcagctgctgggagacATGCACTGTTAG
- the IGF2BP2 gene encoding insulin-like growth factor 2 mRNA-binding protein 2 isoform X4, producing the protein MRRRRMNQLYIGNLSPAATAQDLRQLFGERQLPLPGQVLLKSGYAFVDYPDQNWAIRAIETLSGKVELHGKVMEVDYSVPKKLRSRKIQIRNIPPHLQWEVLDGLLAQYGTVENVEQVNTDTETAVVNVTYATKEEAKVAIEKLSDQQLENCSFKISYIPDEEVSSPPPPQRSRRGGHSSRERGSSPGGSSQPKQLEFPLRMLVPTQFVGAIIGKEGLTIKNLTKQTQSKVDIHRKENAGAAEKPITIHATPEGCSEACRMILDIMQKEADETKSAEEIPLKILAHNSLVGRLIGKEGRNLKKIEQDTGTKITISPLQDLTIYNPERTITVKGSTEACSNAEVEIMKKLREAYESDVVAVNQQANLIPGLNLSALGIFSTGLSMLPSTPGARGAAAATPYHPFAQSGRRRTGSSAYLSSLYRAPPAGAFPHQHPVPEQEVVNLFIPTQAVGAIIGKKGQHIKQLARFAGASIKIAPAEGPDASERMVIITGPPEAQFKAQGRIFGKLKEENFFNPKEEVKLEAHIKVPSFAAGRVIGKGGKTVNELQNLTSAEVIVPRDQTPDENEEVVVKIIGHFFASQTAQRKIREIVQQVKQQEHKHAQGAAASQHSK; encoded by the exons ATGAGGCGCCGGAGGATGAACCAGCTGTACATCGGCAACCTCagccccgccgccaccgcccaGGACCTCCGGCAGCTCTTCGGGGAGCGgcagctgcccctgcccggccaggTCCTCCTCAAGTCCGGCTACGCCTTCGTGGACTACCCGGACCAAAACTGGGCCATCCGGGCCATCGAGACCCTCTCGG GGAAAGTGGAGCTGCACGGCAAAGTGATGGAAGTGGATTATTCCGTGCCCAAAAAGCTCAG GAGCAGGAAGATCCAGATCCGAAACATCCCTCCCCACCTACAGTGGGAG GTGCTGGATGGCCTCTTAGCTCAGTATGGCACAGTGGAGAATGTAGAGCAAG tgaacacagacacagaaactGCCGTTGTCAACGTGACCTACGCCACCAAGGAGGAGGCCAAAGT AGCCATAGAGAAGCTGAGCGACCAGCAGTTAGAGAACTGTTCCTTCAAGATTTCCTACATCCCGGATGAAGAGGTGAGCTCCCCTCCGCCCCCCCAGCGATCCCGCCGCGGGGGCCACTCCTCCAGGGAGCGGGGCTCCTCCCCagggggctcctcacagcccaAACAGCTCGAGTTCCCACTGAGGATGCTGGTGCCCACGCAGTTTGTTGGTGCGATCATAGGAAAGGAGGGCTTGACCATAAAGAACCTTACTAAGCAAACCCAGTCCAA GGTTGACATCCATCGGAAGGAGAATGCCGGCGCTGCTGAGAAGCCCATCACCATCCACGCCACGCCAGAGGGGTGCTCGGAAGCGTGCCGCATGATCCTGGACATCATGCAGAAGGAGGCTGATGAAACGAAATC AGCAGAAGAGATTCCCTTGAAAATCCTGGCACACAACAGCCTGGTGGGGAGGTTGATTGGCAAGGAGGGCCGCAACCTCAAGAAGATTGAGCAGGACACGGGCACCAAGATCACAATCTCCCC CTTGCAGGACCTGACCATCTACAACCCCGAGCGCACCATCACGGTGAAGGGCAGCACGGAGGCCTGCTCCAACGCTGAGGTGGAGATCATGAAGAAGCTGCGCGAGGCCTACGAGAGCGACGTGGTGGCCGTCAAC CAACAGGCCAACCTGATCCCAGGGCTGAACCTTAGTGCTTTGGGcatcttctccacagggctgtCCATGCTGCCATCCACCCCCGGGGCCCGGGGGGCTGCAGCTGCCACCCCCTACCACCCCTTTGCA cagagcgGGCGGAGGAGGACG GGCTCCTCAGCCTATCTGTCGAGTCTGTACAGAGCCCCCCCAGCTGGAGCCTTCCCCCATCAGCATCCT GTGCCGGAGCAGGAGGTTGTGAACTTGTTCATCCCAACACAGGCAGTGGGGGCCATCATTGGGAAGAAGGGGCAGCACATCAAGCAGCTGGCACGGTTTGCTGGCGCCTCCATCAAG ATTGCCCCAGCAGAAGGGCCGGATGCCAGCGAGCGCATGGTGATCATCACAGGGCCACCCGAGGCTCAGTTCAAG GCCCAGGGGCGAATATTTGGGAAGCTGAAAGAGGAGAACTTCTTTAACCCGAAAGAAGAAGTGAAGCTCGAAGCACACATCAAGGTGCCTTCCTTCGCCGCCGGCCGCGTCATCGGCAAGGGTGGCAAGACG GTGAATGAGCTGCAGAACTTAACGAGCGCAGAAGTCATCGTGCCGCGAGACCAAACCCCGGACGAGAACGAGGAGGTCGTCGTCAAAATCATTGGGCATTTCTTTGCCAGTCAG ACTGCCCAGCGCAAGATCAGGGAAATCGTGCAGCAGGTGAAGCAGCAGGAGCACAAACACGCTCAGGGAGCCGCGGCCTCGCAGCACAGCAAGTGA
- the IGF2BP2 gene encoding insulin-like growth factor 2 mRNA-binding protein 2 isoform X3, with translation MRRRRMNQLYIGNLSPAATAQDLRQLFGERQLPLPGQVLLKSGYAFVDYPDQNWAIRAIETLSGKVELHGKVMEVDYSVPKKLRSRKIQIRNIPPHLQWEVLDGLLAQYGTVENVEQVNTDTETAVVNVTYATKEEAKVAIEKLSDQQLENCSFKISYIPDEEVSSPPPPQRSRRGGHSSRERGSSPGGSSQPKQLEFPLRMLVPTQFVGAIIGKEGLTIKNLTKQTQSKVDIHRKENAGAAEKPITIHATPEGCSEACRMILDIMQKEADETKSAEEIPLKILAHNSLVGRLIGKEGRNLKKIEQDTGTKITISPLQDLTIYNPERTITVKGSTEACSNAEVEIMKKLREAYESDVVAVNQQANLIPGLNLSALGIFSTGLSMLPSTPGARGAAAATPYHPFAQQSGRRRTGSSAYLSSLYRAPPAGAFPHQHPVPEQEVVNLFIPTQAVGAIIGKKGQHIKQLARFAGASIKIAPAEGPDASERMVIITGPPEAQFKAQGRIFGKLKEENFFNPKEEVKLEAHIKVPSFAAGRVIGKGGKTVNELQNLTSAEVIVPRDQTPDENEEVVVKIIGHFFASQTAQRKIREIVQQVKQQEHKHAQGAAASQHSK, from the exons ATGAGGCGCCGGAGGATGAACCAGCTGTACATCGGCAACCTCagccccgccgccaccgcccaGGACCTCCGGCAGCTCTTCGGGGAGCGgcagctgcccctgcccggccaggTCCTCCTCAAGTCCGGCTACGCCTTCGTGGACTACCCGGACCAAAACTGGGCCATCCGGGCCATCGAGACCCTCTCGG GGAAAGTGGAGCTGCACGGCAAAGTGATGGAAGTGGATTATTCCGTGCCCAAAAAGCTCAG GAGCAGGAAGATCCAGATCCGAAACATCCCTCCCCACCTACAGTGGGAG GTGCTGGATGGCCTCTTAGCTCAGTATGGCACAGTGGAGAATGTAGAGCAAG tgaacacagacacagaaactGCCGTTGTCAACGTGACCTACGCCACCAAGGAGGAGGCCAAAGT AGCCATAGAGAAGCTGAGCGACCAGCAGTTAGAGAACTGTTCCTTCAAGATTTCCTACATCCCGGATGAAGAGGTGAGCTCCCCTCCGCCCCCCCAGCGATCCCGCCGCGGGGGCCACTCCTCCAGGGAGCGGGGCTCCTCCCCagggggctcctcacagcccaAACAGCTCGAGTTCCCACTGAGGATGCTGGTGCCCACGCAGTTTGTTGGTGCGATCATAGGAAAGGAGGGCTTGACCATAAAGAACCTTACTAAGCAAACCCAGTCCAA GGTTGACATCCATCGGAAGGAGAATGCCGGCGCTGCTGAGAAGCCCATCACCATCCACGCCACGCCAGAGGGGTGCTCGGAAGCGTGCCGCATGATCCTGGACATCATGCAGAAGGAGGCTGATGAAACGAAATC AGCAGAAGAGATTCCCTTGAAAATCCTGGCACACAACAGCCTGGTGGGGAGGTTGATTGGCAAGGAGGGCCGCAACCTCAAGAAGATTGAGCAGGACACGGGCACCAAGATCACAATCTCCCC CTTGCAGGACCTGACCATCTACAACCCCGAGCGCACCATCACGGTGAAGGGCAGCACGGAGGCCTGCTCCAACGCTGAGGTGGAGATCATGAAGAAGCTGCGCGAGGCCTACGAGAGCGACGTGGTGGCCGTCAAC CAACAGGCCAACCTGATCCCAGGGCTGAACCTTAGTGCTTTGGGcatcttctccacagggctgtCCATGCTGCCATCCACCCCCGGGGCCCGGGGGGCTGCAGCTGCCACCCCCTACCACCCCTTTGCA cagcagagcgGGCGGAGGAGGACG GGCTCCTCAGCCTATCTGTCGAGTCTGTACAGAGCCCCCCCAGCTGGAGCCTTCCCCCATCAGCATCCT GTGCCGGAGCAGGAGGTTGTGAACTTGTTCATCCCAACACAGGCAGTGGGGGCCATCATTGGGAAGAAGGGGCAGCACATCAAGCAGCTGGCACGGTTTGCTGGCGCCTCCATCAAG ATTGCCCCAGCAGAAGGGCCGGATGCCAGCGAGCGCATGGTGATCATCACAGGGCCACCCGAGGCTCAGTTCAAG GCCCAGGGGCGAATATTTGGGAAGCTGAAAGAGGAGAACTTCTTTAACCCGAAAGAAGAAGTGAAGCTCGAAGCACACATCAAGGTGCCTTCCTTCGCCGCCGGCCGCGTCATCGGCAAGGGTGGCAAGACG GTGAATGAGCTGCAGAACTTAACGAGCGCAGAAGTCATCGTGCCGCGAGACCAAACCCCGGACGAGAACGAGGAGGTCGTCGTCAAAATCATTGGGCATTTCTTTGCCAGTCAG ACTGCCCAGCGCAAGATCAGGGAAATCGTGCAGCAGGTGAAGCAGCAGGAGCACAAACACGCTCAGGGAGCCGCGGCCTCGCAGCACAGCAAGTGA
- the IGF2BP2 gene encoding insulin-like growth factor 2 mRNA-binding protein 2 isoform X1: MRRRRMNQLYIGNLSPAATAQDLRQLFGERQLPLPGQVLLKSGYAFVDYPDQNWAIRAIETLSGKVELHGKVMEVDYSVPKKLRSRKIQIRNIPPHLQWEVLDGLLAQYGTVENVEQVNTDTETAVVNVTYATKEEAKVAIEKLSDQQLENCSFKISYIPDEEVSSPPPPQRSRRGGHSSRERGSSPGGSSQPKQLEFPLRMLVPTQFVGAIIGKEGLTIKNLTKQTQSKVDIHRKENAGAAEKPITIHATPEGCSEACRMILDIMQKEADETKSAEEIPLKILAHNSLVGRLIGKEGRNLKKIEQDTGTKITISPLQDLTIYNPERTITVKGSTEACSNAEVEIMKKLREAYESDVVAVNQQANLIPGLNLSALGIFSTGLSMLPSTPGARGAAAATPYHPFAQQSGRRRTGSSAYLSSLYRAPPAGAFPHQHPVPEQEVVNLFIPTQAVGAIIGKKGQHIKQLARFAGASIKIAPAEGPDASERMVIITGPPEAQFKAQGRIFGKLKEENFFNPKEEVKLEAHIKVPSFAAGRVIGKGGKTVNELQNLTSAEVIVPRDQTPDENEEVVVKIIGHFFASQTAQRKIREIVQQVKQQEHRHAQGVMEKQAKPLL; encoded by the exons ATGAGGCGCCGGAGGATGAACCAGCTGTACATCGGCAACCTCagccccgccgccaccgcccaGGACCTCCGGCAGCTCTTCGGGGAGCGgcagctgcccctgcccggccaggTCCTCCTCAAGTCCGGCTACGCCTTCGTGGACTACCCGGACCAAAACTGGGCCATCCGGGCCATCGAGACCCTCTCGG GGAAAGTGGAGCTGCACGGCAAAGTGATGGAAGTGGATTATTCCGTGCCCAAAAAGCTCAG GAGCAGGAAGATCCAGATCCGAAACATCCCTCCCCACCTACAGTGGGAG GTGCTGGATGGCCTCTTAGCTCAGTATGGCACAGTGGAGAATGTAGAGCAAG tgaacacagacacagaaactGCCGTTGTCAACGTGACCTACGCCACCAAGGAGGAGGCCAAAGT AGCCATAGAGAAGCTGAGCGACCAGCAGTTAGAGAACTGTTCCTTCAAGATTTCCTACATCCCGGATGAAGAGGTGAGCTCCCCTCCGCCCCCCCAGCGATCCCGCCGCGGGGGCCACTCCTCCAGGGAGCGGGGCTCCTCCCCagggggctcctcacagcccaAACAGCTCGAGTTCCCACTGAGGATGCTGGTGCCCACGCAGTTTGTTGGTGCGATCATAGGAAAGGAGGGCTTGACCATAAAGAACCTTACTAAGCAAACCCAGTCCAA GGTTGACATCCATCGGAAGGAGAATGCCGGCGCTGCTGAGAAGCCCATCACCATCCACGCCACGCCAGAGGGGTGCTCGGAAGCGTGCCGCATGATCCTGGACATCATGCAGAAGGAGGCTGATGAAACGAAATC AGCAGAAGAGATTCCCTTGAAAATCCTGGCACACAACAGCCTGGTGGGGAGGTTGATTGGCAAGGAGGGCCGCAACCTCAAGAAGATTGAGCAGGACACGGGCACCAAGATCACAATCTCCCC CTTGCAGGACCTGACCATCTACAACCCCGAGCGCACCATCACGGTGAAGGGCAGCACGGAGGCCTGCTCCAACGCTGAGGTGGAGATCATGAAGAAGCTGCGCGAGGCCTACGAGAGCGACGTGGTGGCCGTCAAC CAACAGGCCAACCTGATCCCAGGGCTGAACCTTAGTGCTTTGGGcatcttctccacagggctgtCCATGCTGCCATCCACCCCCGGGGCCCGGGGGGCTGCAGCTGCCACCCCCTACCACCCCTTTGCA cagcagagcgGGCGGAGGAGGACG GGCTCCTCAGCCTATCTGTCGAGTCTGTACAGAGCCCCCCCAGCTGGAGCCTTCCCCCATCAGCATCCT GTGCCGGAGCAGGAGGTTGTGAACTTGTTCATCCCAACACAGGCAGTGGGGGCCATCATTGGGAAGAAGGGGCAGCACATCAAGCAGCTGGCACGGTTTGCTGGCGCCTCCATCAAG ATTGCCCCAGCAGAAGGGCCGGATGCCAGCGAGCGCATGGTGATCATCACAGGGCCACCCGAGGCTCAGTTCAAG GCCCAGGGGCGAATATTTGGGAAGCTGAAAGAGGAGAACTTCTTTAACCCGAAAGAAGAAGTGAAGCTCGAAGCACACATCAAGGTGCCTTCCTTCGCCGCCGGCCGCGTCATCGGCAAGGGTGGCAAGACG GTGAATGAGCTGCAGAACTTAACGAGCGCAGAAGTCATCGTGCCGCGAGACCAAACCCCGGACGAGAACGAGGAGGTCGTCGTCAAAATCATTGGGCATTTCTTTGCCAGTCAG ACTGCCCAGCGCAAGATCAGGGAAATAGTGCAGCAGGtgaagcagcaggagcacagacaTGCTCAGGGAGTGATGGAGAAACAAGCCAAACCTTTGCTTTAG
- the IGF2BP2 gene encoding insulin-like growth factor 2 mRNA-binding protein 2 isoform X2 has translation MRRRRMNQLYIGNLSPAATAQDLRQLFGERQLPLPGQVLLKSGYAFVDYPDQNWAIRAIETLSGKVELHGKVMEVDYSVPKKLRSRKIQIRNIPPHLQWEVLDGLLAQYGTVENVEQVNTDTETAVVNVTYATKEEAKVAIEKLSDQQLENCSFKISYIPDEEVSSPPPPQRSRRGGHSSRERGSSPGGSSQPKQLEFPLRMLVPTQFVGAIIGKEGLTIKNLTKQTQSKVDIHRKENAGAAEKPITIHATPEGCSEACRMILDIMQKEADETKSAEEIPLKILAHNSLVGRLIGKEGRNLKKIEQDTGTKITISPLQDLTIYNPERTITVKGSTEACSNAEVEIMKKLREAYESDVVAVNQQANLIPGLNLSALGIFSTGLSMLPSTPGARGAAAATPYHPFAQSGRRRTGSSAYLSSLYRAPPAGAFPHQHPVPEQEVVNLFIPTQAVGAIIGKKGQHIKQLARFAGASIKIAPAEGPDASERMVIITGPPEAQFKAQGRIFGKLKEENFFNPKEEVKLEAHIKVPSFAAGRVIGKGGKTVNELQNLTSAEVIVPRDQTPDENEEVVVKIIGHFFASQTAQRKIREIVQQVKQQEHRHAQGVMEKQAKPLL, from the exons ATGAGGCGCCGGAGGATGAACCAGCTGTACATCGGCAACCTCagccccgccgccaccgcccaGGACCTCCGGCAGCTCTTCGGGGAGCGgcagctgcccctgcccggccaggTCCTCCTCAAGTCCGGCTACGCCTTCGTGGACTACCCGGACCAAAACTGGGCCATCCGGGCCATCGAGACCCTCTCGG GGAAAGTGGAGCTGCACGGCAAAGTGATGGAAGTGGATTATTCCGTGCCCAAAAAGCTCAG GAGCAGGAAGATCCAGATCCGAAACATCCCTCCCCACCTACAGTGGGAG GTGCTGGATGGCCTCTTAGCTCAGTATGGCACAGTGGAGAATGTAGAGCAAG tgaacacagacacagaaactGCCGTTGTCAACGTGACCTACGCCACCAAGGAGGAGGCCAAAGT AGCCATAGAGAAGCTGAGCGACCAGCAGTTAGAGAACTGTTCCTTCAAGATTTCCTACATCCCGGATGAAGAGGTGAGCTCCCCTCCGCCCCCCCAGCGATCCCGCCGCGGGGGCCACTCCTCCAGGGAGCGGGGCTCCTCCCCagggggctcctcacagcccaAACAGCTCGAGTTCCCACTGAGGATGCTGGTGCCCACGCAGTTTGTTGGTGCGATCATAGGAAAGGAGGGCTTGACCATAAAGAACCTTACTAAGCAAACCCAGTCCAA GGTTGACATCCATCGGAAGGAGAATGCCGGCGCTGCTGAGAAGCCCATCACCATCCACGCCACGCCAGAGGGGTGCTCGGAAGCGTGCCGCATGATCCTGGACATCATGCAGAAGGAGGCTGATGAAACGAAATC AGCAGAAGAGATTCCCTTGAAAATCCTGGCACACAACAGCCTGGTGGGGAGGTTGATTGGCAAGGAGGGCCGCAACCTCAAGAAGATTGAGCAGGACACGGGCACCAAGATCACAATCTCCCC CTTGCAGGACCTGACCATCTACAACCCCGAGCGCACCATCACGGTGAAGGGCAGCACGGAGGCCTGCTCCAACGCTGAGGTGGAGATCATGAAGAAGCTGCGCGAGGCCTACGAGAGCGACGTGGTGGCCGTCAAC CAACAGGCCAACCTGATCCCAGGGCTGAACCTTAGTGCTTTGGGcatcttctccacagggctgtCCATGCTGCCATCCACCCCCGGGGCCCGGGGGGCTGCAGCTGCCACCCCCTACCACCCCTTTGCA cagagcgGGCGGAGGAGGACG GGCTCCTCAGCCTATCTGTCGAGTCTGTACAGAGCCCCCCCAGCTGGAGCCTTCCCCCATCAGCATCCT GTGCCGGAGCAGGAGGTTGTGAACTTGTTCATCCCAACACAGGCAGTGGGGGCCATCATTGGGAAGAAGGGGCAGCACATCAAGCAGCTGGCACGGTTTGCTGGCGCCTCCATCAAG ATTGCCCCAGCAGAAGGGCCGGATGCCAGCGAGCGCATGGTGATCATCACAGGGCCACCCGAGGCTCAGTTCAAG GCCCAGGGGCGAATATTTGGGAAGCTGAAAGAGGAGAACTTCTTTAACCCGAAAGAAGAAGTGAAGCTCGAAGCACACATCAAGGTGCCTTCCTTCGCCGCCGGCCGCGTCATCGGCAAGGGTGGCAAGACG GTGAATGAGCTGCAGAACTTAACGAGCGCAGAAGTCATCGTGCCGCGAGACCAAACCCCGGACGAGAACGAGGAGGTCGTCGTCAAAATCATTGGGCATTTCTTTGCCAGTCAG ACTGCCCAGCGCAAGATCAGGGAAATAGTGCAGCAGGtgaagcagcaggagcacagacaTGCTCAGGGAGTGATGGAGAAACAAGCCAAACCTTTGCTTTAG